A genomic stretch from Falco naumanni isolate bFalNau1 chromosome 8, bFalNau1.pat, whole genome shotgun sequence includes:
- the SMIM32 gene encoding small integral membrane protein 32 — protein sequence MIQHVSPKEVCWGNEGQDTRLTAFGLLLYGYRGGNLSKNMYSELLNSTSATEAHLIIQTNTPYLSGTPRPVSSSAFYMSTARVLKEGEINKPDLATYIILFFFLLLTVTLIVLFINCQLKNSFFATLPYDRSLREARSPWRTQAV from the exons ATGATCCAGCACGTTTCCCCAAAGGAGGTGTGCTGGGGCAACGAGGGCCAGGACACGAG ACTGACTGCGTTTGGTCTCCTGCTTTACGGCTACCGTGGAGGAAATTTAAGCAAGAACATGTATAGTGAATTGCTAAATTCAACCAGTGCCACTGAAGCTCACCTAATCATTCAGACCAACACGCCCTACCTCAGCGGCACGCCGAGACCCGTGAGCTCCTCTGCTTTTTACATGTCGACAGCCAGGGTTTtaaaagaaggggaaataaatAAGCCAGACCTGGCGACTTACatcattctgtttttctttctgctcttgaCTGTGACACTCATTGTGCTCTTCATAAACTGCCAgctgaaaaattctttttttgctaCTCTTCCTTACGACAGATCGCTCCGAGAAGCGAGGAGCCCGTGGAGGACACAAGCTGTCTGA